The Sulfurihydrogenibium azorense Az-Fu1 genome contains the following window.
ATACAACCAATAGCTCCTTAAAGCTGGAACTAGAGGATTTATATCCGTATTAAACTTGTGTCCCCAGATTACTAAAAATGCAACTATAGGCATAAAAAACGTTCCAATAACTCTTGTTTTATACTCTTTCTCAATGTAAAGATATAACCCTACTGCAAGCCATGGAAAGAACATCAACGATTCGTAAAGGTTTGTCCAAGGTGGATGGAATATACCCATTTGATAAGACTCAATTCCTCTTACAAACAATCCTACAGTTTGAGCAAGCCAACCAGTAAATGCAAGTAAAGTACCAACTTTTCCTACGTTTTCATTTTTAAAGAAAAATTGGAATATATACATTAAAGCTGAAAGTCCGTAAATAAATCCGGATATCTGAAATATAAGAACGTTGCTAACTTTACCACTTAAAACGGAAAAGGCAATAATCCCACCTACAACAGCTAAAACTAAAACTGAGAATACAACTGACTCTACATAACTTGGTTTACTCTTATTTTCAAAAACTACGCTTTCCATGATCTAAATCCTCCTTTTACTTAAAGTTCAAGTTCTTCAATAGAATTTATTATAACTGCTTTTTTATGTAAACTTTTTAAGGTCTCTATATTTTCAATGGACTTTATTTTATTTTTAATATCTCCCCCTATGTTTCCAAATCTTAACTCTAATAGCTCTATAAGAGCTTCTTGCAATCCTTGTTGTAATCCTTCTTTTATAAATTTTTCTTTCCTTTCCTTAAAAGCTTTTCCTATTCCTGGATAACTTTCTATCTCTTCCCTTGTCCACTCTATTGTGATTGGCATCTCAAAATCCTCCTGTTTTATATAGCTTCTTATCTCTTCCTCTATATTATTCCTTATTTTACTTATTTCAAGAAATAGTGTAAATAGCTTGTCTGTGATGATTGGGTTTTTAAACAGATGTTTAAGTAGTAAATCGGTTTTAACTTTTAATTCCAACTTTTTTACTCTAAATTAGGTTTGAATAAACATTCTATCATAACACTATAACCTTTTGCCTGTGTTAAAATAAAATCAATTAACTTATTAGATGGAGGAGATATGCTATCACCTGAAGAGCAGCTTAAGTTGATAAAAAAAGGAACCTTGGAGATAATATCAGAAGAAGAGCTGTTAGATAAATTAAAAGAAGGGAGACCTTTAATAGTAAAAGCTGGGTTTGATCCTACAGCTCCGGATTTACACCTTGGACATACAGTTTTACTTCAAAAATTAAGGACTTTTCAACAACTTGGACACACAGTTTACTTTATAATCGGTGATTTTACAGCAATGATAGGAGACCCTTCTGGTAGAGACCAGACAAGACCACCTCTTACAAAACAGCAAGTCTTAGAAAATGCAAAAACTTACAAAGAACAAGTTTTTAAAGTTTTAGACCCGGAAAAAACAGTAGTAGTGTTTAACAGCTCTTGGCTTGGAGAGATGAAAGCAGAAGATTTAATAAAGTTGACTGCCAAATACACTGTTGCAAGAATGTTAGAAAGAGAAGACTTTAAGAAAAGATTCAAAGAGAACATTCCAATATCAATCCACGAGTTTATATATCCTCTTTTACAAGCTTACGACTCTGTTGCAATAAAAGCTGATGTAGAGCTTGGAGGGTCAGACCAAAGATTTAACCTACTTATAGGAAGGGATATACAAAAAGAGTACGGTATAGAAAAACCACAGGTTGCGATTTTACTACCTCTCTTAGTTGGTACAGACGGCGTTAAAAAGATGAGTAAATCATACGGAAACTACATAGGAATAACAGAACCACCAGAAGATATGTTTGGAAAGGTAATGTCTATATCAGATGAACTTATGTGGCAGTATTGGGAGCTCCTTACAGACCTTACAGTGGAAGAGATTGATAAAATGAAAAAAGACGTAGAAAGTGGAGTACTCCACCCAATGGAAGTAAAAAAACAACTTGCTATGTACATAGTAGAAAGATTTCACGATAAAGACTCTGCTATTAAGGCAAAAGAACATTTTGAAAAAGTCCACTCTAAAAAAGAGATTCCTGACGATATACCTGTTATAAATGTTAAAGATTTAAATATTGAAGATAAAGAAATAGAGCTTTTTGAACTCATTTACCTACTAAACCTTGCACCATCTAAAGCAGAAGCGAAAAGACTTATAAAGCAAGGAGGAGTAAAAATAGACGGAGAGAAAGTTGATGATTTTTTATATAAAGTAGACTTAACAAAAGAGCATATAATACAAGCTGGCAAAAGAAAGTTTGTTAAGCTTCAAGTTTAAGCAGAGGTAAAGATTGAGAGTATTAGAGGGAGAGTACTGGAAAGAGATACCACTTTACAGTGAAATATCACAATACCAGTGGAAAGATTGGAAGTGGCAGATAAAAAACCGTTTAAAGACGTTAGAAGATATAAAGAAAATACTGCCTAACGTAAACGAAGATGTATTTAAAAAAGTTTCCCAGATTTACCACTTTGGAACAACACCTTACTACATTTTTTTAGCTGATAGAACTAACTTAGAAGACCCAATTTTAAAACAGATACTACCAGATGAAAAAGAGATAGACGAAAAATACCAAGAAGGGGCTTTTTTAGACCCATTTTTAGAAGATGAAAAATCTCCAGTACTCGGACTCACCCATAGATATCCTGATAGGGTTTTATTTAGAGCAACAAATTTTTGTAGTGTTTACTGTAGACATTGTATGAGAAAAAGAATGTTTTTAGAAGATGAAAGAGCAAGGACAAAACAAGAGTACGATGTTATGTTTGAATACATAAAGTCAAATAAAGCTATAAAAGAAGTTTTAGTATCAGGTGGAGACCCTCTTACACTTCCCAATCAAAAAATTGAGTACATAATTAAAAATCTTTATGAAATAGACCATGTAGATATAATAAGAATAGGCTCAAGAGAGCTTGTATCAAACCCTTTTAGATTTTACGATGAGGAGCTACTGGAGATTTTTGAAAAGTACGATAAAGTATGGATAGTTACCCACTTTAATCATCCAAACGAAATAACTTCTGAAACAAAGAAGGCAGTTAAAAACATCTTGTCTACAGGAACACCTGTATTAAATCAAACAGTTTTACTAAAAGGTATAAACGATGATAAATATACAATGGAAAATTTAATGAGGTCACTTTTAAAAGTAAAAATAAAACCATACTACTTATTCCACTGTGACCCAACAAAAGGTGTTTACCACTTTAAAACCGGAATAGAGAAAGGTCTTGAAATAATGGAACATCTAAGGGGAAGGGTTTCAGGTTTAGGCAATCCTACCTTTGCGGTAGACCTTGTAAACGGGTTAGGTAAAGTACCTTTACTCCCAGAGTATTTAATAAGTAAAAAGAATGGGTTTTATGAGTTTAAAAATTACCAAGGTAAAACAGTCAAAATAAAAATTTGAAAAAATATAGATTTTTATGTTATAATCTTTCCAAAATTTTTTTGAGGAGGTATTTGTGATGAAAAAATTAGTACTTGGATCAGTAGCAGCTGTATTATCAGCATCTTTACTTTTCAGCTGCCAAAAGAAAGAAGAACAACCAGCTGAGCAACAAGCTCCAGCACCGGCTGAGCAACAAGCAGCACCAGCTCCAGCACCAGCTGAACAACAACCAGCAGGTCAAGAGCAACAACAAGCTGCACCAGCTGAACAACAACCAGCAGGAGAACAAAAACCAGCTGAACAAAAGTAATTCATCAATAAAGGGGGATACAATCCCCCTTCTATCTATCATTCTTTCTTAATCTTTTATTCAAAAAATCTTAACTAAATTCAATATATAATATACCTATAAAATCCCAAGGGGGAGAATAATATGAAAGGTTATTGGATGCTTGTTTTACATTCCCACTTACCATTTGTAAAACATCCAGAGTATGAGTACTTTTTGGAAGAACACTGGCTCTTTGAAGCAATCACCGAAACTTACATTCCACTTTTAATGACTTTTAAACAACTTAAAGATGAAAATGTTGACTTTAGACTCACAACTTCTTTAACTCCACCACTACTAAGTATGCTAACAGATAAACATTTAATGTCTAAGTATGAAAAGTACTTAGATAAAATGATACTCCTTACAGAAAAAGAGATAAACAGAACAAAAGCAAGTCCTACATTTAACAAGCTTGCAAGGTTTTACAATGAAAGATTTTTAAAGATAAAAGATTTTTACTACGGATTTTTAGGTAGAAACGTCTTAAACGGATATAGATACTTTGAAGAGAGTAAAAATTTAGAGATAATTACCTGTAATGCTACCCATGGATTTTTACCTCTGCTATCTCCAAACATCACGGCCATAGAAAGACAGATAGATTTAGCCGTAAAATCCCATGAGAGATTCTTTGGAAAAAAACCAAAAGGTATATGGCTTGCTGAATGTGCATACTACGATGGACTTGATAAGATACTTTCAAAGTATGGTATTGAGTACTTTTTTCTAGATTCCCACGGTGTTATATTTGGAAAACCTTTTCCAAGGTACGGCGTTTTTGCTCCTGTTTATACACCTTCAAAAGTAGCAGTTTTTGCAAGAGACCCAGAATCATCAAAACAGGTATGGAGTGCAAAAGAAGGCTATCCCGGAGACCCAAACTACAGAGATTTTTACAGGGATATAGGTTTTGACCTTGACTTTGAGTACATCAAAGATTTTATAAGTCCAGATGGAGTAAGGGTTTATACCGGAATAAAGTACTATAAAATTACAGGAGATGTAGATTTATCACAGAAAAAACCTTACGACCCGGATAAAGCTTATGAGATGACGAAAGTACATGCAGGACACTTTCACATATCAAGAGAAAAACAGATGGAACATCTATCAAAGTATATGGATAGACTTCCTCTAGTAGTAAGTCCGTACGACGCAGAACTTTTTGGACATTGGTGGTTTGAAGGTCCTGACTTTTTATATAACGTATTTAAGATGATAGATACTTACAAACAGTTTAAACCAATAACTCCTTCTGAGTATTTAGACCTTTACCCTGAAAATCAGGTAGTTAGACCTTCTCCTTCATCTTGGGGAGATAAAGGATATTACGAAGTTTGGTTAAATCCAGAAAATCATTGGGTTTACAAATACCTTCACCAAATGGAAGAAGACCTTGTGAAAGTAAAGAAAGTATACGAAAGTAATGATATAATAAAACAGATGGAAAGAGAGCTTCTTTTAGCCCAAAGTAGCGATTGGACTTTTTTAATAACTACACAAACAGCAAAACAGTATGCAACAAACAGACTTAAAGAGCATATAGGCAACTTTTACAGGTTGAAAGAGATGTTAGATACAAATATAATAGATTTTGGTTACTTAACCAAGTTAAAAGAAAAAAATTCAATATTCTCAGATATTTTATAAAGGAGTTAAAGTTGGATGAAAAGATAAAACAGTGTTTAGACTTACAAGACACCCTTAACAAGAAGATAAACGAAAACTGGAAACAGATAAGAAAAAAGGAAGACTTTTACAGGGCTATATGGCTTGAATGTGCAGAAGCTGTAGAAAGCCTTCCTTGGAAGTGGTGGAAAAAAGTAGAACCGGATTTAGAAAATCTCGAGATAGAACTTGCTGATATCTTCCACTTTATTCTATCTCTCATTCTTATGGAAAACAAGCCAGATTTAACCTACCTTTACAAAGGTTTAAATGAGGATTTTACCAATCTTAAAGGTATAGAAGGAGATTATATAAATCACTACTTAGCAGATATATACCAAAACAACGCTGATAAGTATAAAGAGTATATATTTTTACTTGAAAGAATAGCAGAAAAAGCTTTAAAACAAGATCTAAACGGTGTACTATTCTTTTTCGGATTAATCACAAAAAGGTTAATGGGTTTTGATAGGCTTTATTTACTTTACATGGGTAAAAACATATTAAACCACATTAGACAGGAGATGGGATACAAATCTGGAGATTACAAGAAAGTGATTAACGGATTGGAAGATAATAAATAT
Protein-coding sequences here:
- a CDS encoding KamA family radical SAM protein — protein: MRVLEGEYWKEIPLYSEISQYQWKDWKWQIKNRLKTLEDIKKILPNVNEDVFKKVSQIYHFGTTPYYIFLADRTNLEDPILKQILPDEKEIDEKYQEGAFLDPFLEDEKSPVLGLTHRYPDRVLFRATNFCSVYCRHCMRKRMFLEDERARTKQEYDVMFEYIKSNKAIKEVLVSGGDPLTLPNQKIEYIIKNLYEIDHVDIIRIGSRELVSNPFRFYDEELLEIFEKYDKVWIVTHFNHPNEITSETKKAVKNILSTGTPVLNQTVLLKGINDDKYTMENLMRSLLKVKIKPYYLFHCDPTKGVYHFKTGIEKGLEIMEHLRGRVSGLGNPTFAVDLVNGLGKVPLLPEYLISKKNGFYEFKNYQGKTVKIKI
- the tyrS gene encoding tyrosine--tRNA ligase — protein: MLSPEEQLKLIKKGTLEIISEEELLDKLKEGRPLIVKAGFDPTAPDLHLGHTVLLQKLRTFQQLGHTVYFIIGDFTAMIGDPSGRDQTRPPLTKQQVLENAKTYKEQVFKVLDPEKTVVVFNSSWLGEMKAEDLIKLTAKYTVARMLEREDFKKRFKENIPISIHEFIYPLLQAYDSVAIKADVELGGSDQRFNLLIGRDIQKEYGIEKPQVAILLPLLVGTDGVKKMSKSYGNYIGITEPPEDMFGKVMSISDELMWQYWELLTDLTVEEIDKMKKDVESGVLHPMEVKKQLAMYIVERFHDKDSAIKAKEHFEKVHSKKEIPDDIPVINVKDLNIEDKEIELFELIYLLNLAPSKAEAKRLIKQGGVKIDGEKVDDFLYKVDLTKEHIIQAGKRKFVKLQV
- a CDS encoding glycoside hydrolase family 57 protein codes for the protein MKGYWMLVLHSHLPFVKHPEYEYFLEEHWLFEAITETYIPLLMTFKQLKDENVDFRLTTSLTPPLLSMLTDKHLMSKYEKYLDKMILLTEKEINRTKASPTFNKLARFYNERFLKIKDFYYGFLGRNVLNGYRYFEESKNLEIITCNATHGFLPLLSPNITAIERQIDLAVKSHERFFGKKPKGIWLAECAYYDGLDKILSKYGIEYFFLDSHGVIFGKPFPRYGVFAPVYTPSKVAVFARDPESSKQVWSAKEGYPGDPNYRDFYRDIGFDLDFEYIKDFISPDGVRVYTGIKYYKITGDVDLSQKKPYDPDKAYEMTKVHAGHFHISREKQMEHLSKYMDRLPLVVSPYDAELFGHWWFEGPDFLYNVFKMIDTYKQFKPITPSEYLDLYPENQVVRPSPSSWGDKGYYEVWLNPENHWVYKYLHQMEEDLVKVKKVYESNDIIKQMERELLLAQSSDWTFLITTQTAKQYATNRLKEHIGNFYRLKEMLDTNIIDFGYLTKLKEKNSIFSDIL
- a CDS encoding dUTP diphosphatase → MDEKIKQCLDLQDTLNKKINENWKQIRKKEDFYRAIWLECAEAVESLPWKWWKKVEPDLENLEIELADIFHFILSLILMENKPDLTYLYKGLNEDFTNLKGIEGDYINHYLADIYQNNADKYKEYIFLLERIAEKALKQDLNGVLFFFGLITKRLMGFDRLYLLYMGKNILNHIRQEMGYKSGDYKKVINGLEDNKYLIKLIKEINDMNQLETKIREEFTKIGV